One segment of Sulfobacillus thermosulfidooxidans DSM 9293 DNA contains the following:
- a CDS encoding PrgI family protein, protein MADDPLTPLDIPDLDPRVDAHLIGHLTWGQFITFLGIGSVALVIALLVGSAIGWTTPALMMGLIGTGGLMAWGAIDGPHQWAIRRQFRRRPRQWATWPGGGWSVPAYQREDPFWVMGDRVWAMAWLTIPPVAFLDPEDLDAWHRRLATVVRTAAWHRCTVEIGSVQGPGMRDVPPPHLPPVLRRRWQWWIERVAAKSIASGVWVRLSVPGTHRDEAVPHLLAAEQTWQSLAGPGTWHWLSASAAERMLQGLGHPGADYAQWQAVALERVQGPVVIRRQGPSIR, encoded by the coding sequence ATGGCCGACGATCCGTTAACGCCGCTGGACATTCCGGATCTCGACCCGCGAGTGGATGCCCATCTCATTGGGCATCTGACGTGGGGACAGTTCATCACGTTTTTGGGTATCGGAAGTGTCGCGTTGGTGATCGCGCTACTCGTAGGGAGTGCAATCGGCTGGACGACCCCCGCGCTGATGATGGGGCTGATCGGCACGGGGGGACTAATGGCGTGGGGGGCTATCGACGGCCCCCATCAGTGGGCTATCCGTCGGCAATTTCGGCGGCGTCCTCGGCAATGGGCTACGTGGCCAGGTGGCGGCTGGTCGGTGCCAGCCTATCAACGGGAGGACCCCTTTTGGGTCATGGGAGATCGCGTGTGGGCGATGGCCTGGCTCACCATCCCACCCGTGGCCTTTCTCGATCCGGAGGATCTGGACGCTTGGCATCGGCGATTGGCGACAGTGGTGCGGACAGCGGCGTGGCATCGATGTACGGTGGAGATTGGGAGCGTGCAAGGCCCGGGGATGCGGGACGTACCGCCTCCGCACCTCCCGCCGGTGTTGCGGCGCCGATGGCAATGGTGGATTGAGCGCGTCGCGGCCAAAAGTATTGCCTCGGGCGTGTGGGTGCGGCTCAGCGTGCCGGGAACGCACCGGGATGAGGCGGTGCCACACTTGCTCGCGGCCGAACAAACGTGGCAGAGTTTAGCGGGACCGGGCACGTGGCACTGGCTCAGTGCATCCGCCGCCGAACGGATGTTGCAGGGGCTGGGCCATCCCGGGGCGGATTATGCACAATGGCAGGCGGTCGCCTTGGAACGGGTTCAAGGGCCCGTCGTGATTCGACGGCAAGGACCGTCGATCCGCTAA
- a CDS encoding metal-dependent hydrolase, translating into MTGQTHIVAGVAAAAVVATITHHSLTPALIVCGGIGGLAPDLDHPEALLTRHVPGISWVVRMGQAAGWWRHRGLWHSLLFWMGTLILVPVLGRLMLHGLWAVGVGLGHPESVTWLRHLWGSGSDWGWGAGYLSHMLIDTWNTTGVQWFWPVRLWVHSPVPNILVGTWPETLIRWGIQGALILWRPELGILVVASSWGIYQSIHWI; encoded by the coding sequence ATGACGGGACAGACGCATATTGTCGCAGGAGTGGCGGCGGCGGCCGTCGTGGCCACGATCACGCATCATTCCCTCACACCGGCCCTCATCGTCTGTGGTGGGATCGGCGGTCTGGCCCCGGATCTCGATCATCCCGAAGCCTTGTTAACCCGCCATGTTCCCGGGATATCCTGGGTCGTGCGGATGGGGCAAGCGGCCGGGTGGTGGCGGCATCGCGGGTTGTGGCATTCTCTGCTCTTTTGGATGGGGACGCTGATCCTCGTGCCCGTGCTGGGACGTCTGATGCTGCATGGTCTCTGGGCCGTGGGGGTCGGATTGGGACATCCCGAGAGCGTCACGTGGCTCCGCCACCTGTGGGGATCGGGGAGTGATTGGGGATGGGGGGCTGGATATCTCTCCCACATGCTGATCGATACCTGGAATACGACGGGCGTGCAGTGGTTTTGGCCCGTACGTCTGTGGGTCCACAGTCCAGTGCCCAACATTCTCGTCGGGACGTGGCCCGAGACGCTGATTCGATGGGGGATTCAAGGCGCTTTGATTCTCTGGCGGCCGGAGTTAGGCATCCTCGTCGTGGCGAGCAGTTGGGGGATTTACCAGAGTATTCATTGGATCTAA
- a CDS encoding SAF domain-containing protein, translating to MNAQWLRIGLASTLGIVGVVIATAAAHPPHMVSVAVLRQAVPANTPVGASEVASESVPASWASQEHLLTPTQVIGFKARMPLPAGVPIPAAARAGFHLPPGVVALPVTLQEGAATGVVVGGRVAVYRTSVGGASAGELLGANVPVLQVLAPPGTPNPQTDEVVVLAVPVSVGASLVGQTLVLAPQTTQAAPVWYAGGSVPTASVTTSSAPSGSSSASASSTQSKSKG from the coding sequence ATGAACGCACAATGGTTACGCATTGGATTAGCCAGTACGTTGGGGATTGTGGGCGTCGTGATTGCGACCGCGGCAGCGCATCCGCCCCACATGGTCTCCGTTGCGGTGCTCCGGCAAGCGGTACCGGCCAATACGCCCGTGGGGGCCAGTGAGGTGGCGTCGGAATCGGTCCCGGCGTCGTGGGCCAGTCAAGAGCATTTGTTAACGCCGACGCAAGTCATTGGGTTTAAGGCACGGATGCCGTTGCCTGCCGGGGTGCCGATTCCGGCCGCGGCCCGCGCGGGATTTCATTTACCGCCCGGTGTCGTCGCGCTGCCGGTGACGCTGCAAGAAGGGGCGGCCACCGGCGTCGTAGTGGGCGGTCGGGTCGCCGTCTATCGGACCAGCGTGGGCGGCGCGAGCGCGGGAGAACTCTTAGGTGCCAACGTGCCGGTGTTGCAGGTCTTGGCACCGCCGGGCACGCCCAATCCGCAAACGGATGAAGTGGTGGTTTTGGCGGTACCCGTCTCCGTGGGGGCGAGTCTGGTAGGCCAAACGCTGGTGTTGGCCCCGCAGACGACGCAAGCGGCTCCCGTCTGGTACGCCGGGGGCAGTGTGCCGACGGCATCCGTGACGACATCATCGGCTCCGTCGGGATCATCGTCAGCGTCGGCGTCGTCTACCCAGTCCAAGTCCAAAGGATAA